Proteins co-encoded in one Chitinophagales bacterium genomic window:
- a CDS encoding M43 family zinc metalloprotease, with the protein MYKSISISLLLIISLYACSSSKKISNVFITGKEVIVGSKVGENTLPTSPKRKICNEYLNYAPDLGHLNHTPMRWIRINIHFVNNLAGNVNFSEDEGRQFAKDIVEISNEKLLKNAKMNLPIDNNTPILPAQYQYILSGIEGDETDDGIYFHQDDELFESNKKGGKHSNYSKEQYKQFGIRKEEVINIFFLEHHPDSIKSPTYKASGDGIGFPTWVKVIGAYMVHHDNPKMSIRAVADNFSGVFNHEIGHSLGLAHTWQTNDGCDDTPLNANCWNIDRNKTLCDDMNKVSNNMMDYNAWRSAITPCQIGKVHYKLSDENAIQRKMLVQTWCTYKPEATIRIQTGEHIIWKSAKDLEGDIVVEKDASLTLQCLLSLPQCAKISVKIGGKLLLDGATITNRCGEKWQGIEVEKQGKIRGIVEVLSPSKVEKSLKRGFIF; encoded by the coding sequence CCTGTTCTTCTTCAAAAAAAATATCAAATGTGTTTATTACAGGAAAAGAGGTGATAGTAGGCAGCAAAGTTGGAGAAAATACTCTGCCCACAAGTCCAAAAAGGAAAATCTGCAATGAATATTTGAATTATGCCCCTGATTTGGGGCACCTCAACCATACACCGATGCGATGGATACGCATCAACATCCATTTTGTGAACAACTTGGCAGGAAACGTCAACTTTTCGGAAGACGAGGGGCGACAATTTGCCAAAGACATTGTGGAGATTTCCAATGAAAAACTACTCAAAAACGCAAAAATGAACCTACCTATTGACAACAATACGCCTATATTACCTGCTCAATATCAGTACATTTTATCGGGAATTGAAGGGGATGAAACGGACGATGGTATTTATTTTCACCAAGATGATGAACTGTTTGAGTCCAACAAAAAAGGAGGAAAACATAGCAATTATTCAAAAGAACAATACAAACAATTTGGAATTCGGAAAGAAGAGGTTATCAATATTTTTTTCTTAGAACACCATCCTGATAGCATCAAATCACCTACCTACAAGGCTTCTGGAGATGGGATAGGTTTCCCAACTTGGGTGAAAGTGATTGGTGCATACATGGTGCATCATGACAATCCAAAGATGTCGATTAGGGCAGTTGCTGATAATTTTTCGGGTGTTTTCAACCATGAGATTGGTCATTCTTTGGGTTTGGCGCATACGTGGCAAACGAATGATGGCTGTGATGATACACCCCTCAATGCCAATTGCTGGAACATTGACCGCAATAAAACGCTTTGTGATGATATGAACAAGGTGTCGAACAACATGATGGACTACAATGCTTGGCGGTCTGCAATTACTCCTTGTCAAATCGGAAAGGTGCATTACAAGCTCTCGGATGAAAATGCGATTCAACGTAAAATGTTGGTGCAGACTTGGTGTACTTACAAACCCGAAGCTACGATTCGTATCCAAACGGGTGAGCATATAATTTGGAAAAGTGCCAAAGATTTGGAGGGGGATATTGTGGTTGAAAAGGATGCGAGCTTGACCCTTCAATGTTTGCTATCCCTTCCACAATGTGCCAAAATATCGGTAAAAATTGGCGGTAAGTTGCTATTGGATGGCGCAACGATTACCAACCGTTGTGGAGAAAAATGGCAAGGAATTGAAGTAGAAAAACAAGGAAAAATAAGAGGAATTGTTGAAGTATTGTCCCCTTCAAAGGTGGAAAAAAGTCTAAAAAGGGGATTTATTTTTTGA
- a CDS encoding VOC family protein codes for MLLTISSIKETCLYVANLEQTKVFYHEKLGLPLISFVPDRHVFFRAGSSVLLCFNPDDARQKTALPPHYGSGNLHFAFEVVAEQYEAWKEKIAGLGIVIEQEVVWRQGVKSFYFRDPDNHAVEIAMPGIWEY; via the coding sequence ATGCTACTAACGATTTCGAGTATAAAAGAAACTTGCCTTTATGTGGCAAATTTGGAGCAAACGAAGGTTTTTTACCACGAAAAACTGGGTTTGCCCTTGATTAGCTTCGTACCTGATAGACACGTCTTTTTCAGAGCAGGCAGTTCTGTTTTGTTGTGCTTCAATCCTGATGATGCCCGTCAGAAAACAGCATTGCCTCCTCATTATGGTTCTGGCAATTTACATTTTGCTTTTGAAGTAGTGGCAGAACAGTATGAGGCGTGGAAAGAGAAAATTGCAGGTTTGGGTATTGTTATCGAACAAGAGGTAGTTTGGCGACAAGGGGTGAAATCTTTTTACTTTAGAGATCCCGACAATCATGCTGTGGAAATAGCGATGCCTGGGATTTGGGAATATTAA